In Psychrilyobacter piezotolerans, the following are encoded in one genomic region:
- a CDS encoding FomA family porin-like outer membrane protein codes for MYKRRIALLAGLMTMGMVSFAMEEGEAEVLRTKEQKESSIFNINDRVRFDENRLEINGNLHLDENNRLEMRLRHFSNVGSGDLGDSRDSGNTAGDSTEMRFRLHTQTSVEDMIIRTELKTNTYEGEDSTQYFRVQPTWHLFNDVEGLSSHLRVGFGVNHISGDGEDFSFTSSFENYYTINDYFAIEGNIYYDYTFARNSNKFHNVDIEAYAYANYPLYNADGIKVEALFEGGSDPYTFGSREFDNLNNVSKDNEGGESYVLYAQPSVKATKTLNENNSVYLQGGYYVEQNESNSTGNVDDTAFVTVGFSSAF; via the coding sequence ATGTACAAGAGAAGAATAGCTTTATTAGCTGGATTAATGACAATGGGAATGGTATCTTTCGCAATGGAAGAGGGTGAAGCTGAGGTGTTGAGGACGAAGGAACAGAAAGAATCAAGTATTTTTAACATCAATGACAGGGTGAGATTTGATGAAAACAGATTGGAAATAAATGGAAACTTACATTTAGATGAAAATAACAGATTAGAGATGAGACTTAGGCATTTCAGTAACGTAGGTAGTGGAGATCTTGGAGACAGTAGAGACAGCGGCAATACTGCAGGGGACAGTACAGAGATGAGATTTAGATTACATACTCAAACTTCTGTTGAGGATATGATAATCAGAACAGAATTAAAGACAAATACATATGAAGGAGAAGACAGTACGCAATATTTCAGAGTACAACCAACATGGCATTTATTCAACGATGTTGAAGGATTAAGCTCCCACTTGAGGGTAGGGTTTGGGGTGAATCATATTTCTGGAGATGGAGAAGATTTCTCGTTTACATCATCATTTGAAAACTACTATACAATAAATGATTATTTCGCAATTGAAGGAAATATATACTACGACTATACATTTGCTAGAAATAGTAATAAATTCCATAATGTAGACATAGAGGCATATGCGTATGCTAACTATCCATTATATAATGCTGACGGAATAAAGGTAGAGGCATTATTCGAAGGTGGATCAGACCCGTATACATTTGGTTCTAGAGAATTTGACAACTTAAACAATGTTTCAAAAGATAATGAGGGTGGAGAATCATATGTACTTTATGCTCAGCCATCAGTTAAGGCTACTAAAACATTAAATGAGAACAACTCAGTTTACTTACAAGGTGGATACTATGTAGAGCAAAATGAATCTAATTCAACTGGGAATGTTGATGATACAGCATTCGTAACAGTAGGATTTTCATCTGCATTCTAA
- a CDS encoding FomA family porin-like outer membrane protein: MNKKRIALLAGLMTMGMVSFAMESSDAEVLKTKEEKELSIFNINDRVRFDENRLEMNGNLHLDKNNRLEMRVRHYSSVGNGDFGDNRDSGNTAGDRTEMRLRLHTQTSVEDMVVRTELKTNTYGSGDGGNQQYFRVQPTWHLFTDVEGLSSHVRAGLAFKHTSPDAASSENAYSFTSSFENAYTINDYLAIEGNIYYDYNFGGKGTEDYNNVDIEAYVYANYPLYNADGIKVEALLEGGMDPYSFGNRHFGDLNNVNKETPSEGHETYVLYAEPSVKASKTLNENNSVYLQGGYYVEQNDKNSTGNVDDTAFVRVGFTSKF; the protein is encoded by the coding sequence ATGAACAAGAAAAGAATAGCTTTATTAGCTGGATTAATGACAATGGGAATGGTATCTTTCGCAATGGAGAGTAGTGACGCTGAGGTATTGAAGACAAAAGAGGAAAAAGAATTAAGTATTTTCAACATCAACGACAGGGTAAGATTTGATGAAAACAGATTAGAGATGAATGGAAATTTACACTTGGATAAAAATAACAGATTAGAGATGAGAGTTAGACATTACAGTAGTGTAGGTAATGGAGATTTTGGAGATAATAGAGACAGTGGTAATACTGCAGGGGATAGAACAGAAATGAGGTTAAGATTACACACTCAAACATCTGTTGAGGATATGGTAGTTAGAACAGAATTAAAGACAAACACATACGGTAGTGGCGATGGTGGAAATCAACAATACTTCAGAGTACAGCCGACATGGCATTTATTTACAGACGTTGAAGGATTAAGCTCTCATGTAAGGGCAGGTTTAGCATTTAAACATACTTCACCAGATGCAGCATCTTCAGAGAATGCTTATTCATTCACATCATCATTTGAAAACGCATATACAATAAATGACTATTTAGCAATCGAAGGAAATATCTACTATGACTATAATTTCGGTGGTAAAGGTACTGAAGATTATAACAATGTAGACATAGAGGCATATGTATATGCTAACTATCCATTATACAATGCTGACGGAATAAAGGTAGAGGCATTATTAGAGGGTGGAATGGATCCATATTCATTCGGAAACAGACATTTTGGAGATTTAAACAATGTTAATAAAGAAACTCCTTCAGAAGGTCATGAAACTTATGTATTGTATGCAGAGCCATCAGTTAAGGCAAGTAAGACATTAAATGAGAACAACTCAGTTTATTTACAAGGTGGATACTATGTAGAACAAAATGATAAAAACTCAACTGGGAATGTAGATGATACAGCATTCGTAAGAGTGGGATTCACAAGTAAGTTCTAA
- a CDS encoding MarR family winged helix-turn-helix transcriptional regulator: protein MEDKEIIIDILTVANAISMAGKELLNGVLEKYNISFKEYYMLRHLEKSPGETQYNLLKYTMLTKSRANQIVGKLEKMGYLEKKIEMVGSLVKKPLYLTESGEKIVIEGVKEIYADTIKNMTGEEKFEYEIYRNKMVEILMDMRLTLGTKTPEYLKEK from the coding sequence TTGGAAGATAAAGAGATAATTATAGATATTTTAACAGTAGCAAACGCTATTTCAATGGCTGGGAAAGAGTTGTTAAATGGTGTGCTGGAAAAATATAATATAAGTTTTAAAGAGTATTATATGCTGCGTCATCTAGAAAAAAGTCCGGGAGAAACCCAGTATAACCTTTTAAAATATACAATGTTAACTAAATCTAGAGCCAATCAAATAGTCGGTAAGTTGGAGAAGATGGGGTATTTGGAGAAAAAAATAGAGATGGTAGGGTCACTCGTAAAAAAACCACTATATTTAACAGAATCAGGTGAAAAAATAGTGATAGAAGGGGTAAAAGAGATCTATGCAGATACCATAAAAAATATGACCGGGGAAGAGAAGTTTGAATATGAAATATATAGAAATAAGATGGTCGAAATATTGATGGATATGAGACTTACCTTGGGGACAAAGACACCGGAATATTTGAAAGAAAAATAA
- a CDS encoding carbohydrate ABC transporter permease yields the protein MKSKQNSRILLYIIGVLTSILFISPFYILIVNAFKTKRELFGSTLTLPKEWILDNFKVALNKLSFLWIGKSFSLEGFFGSALFNSMFITITSTILIIIFSSMAAWILVRTKSKVSNFVFYLFIAAMLVPFQAVMLPLVAFMGRLGLQNRLGIVFMYLGFGSSFSIFLYHGFIKSIPISLEEAARIDGCGPWKVFWKIIFPTLKPIHVTVSILNIIWIWNDFLLPQLMINKKGTQTIPLKMYLFFGGYSKQWHLAMAGLLLAVIPVIIFYFFAQKHIIEGVTAGSEK from the coding sequence ATGAAAAGTAAACAAAATTCGAGGATATTACTATATATCATAGGAGTTCTGACATCTATCTTATTCATATCGCCATTTTATATCTTGATAGTCAATGCTTTTAAAACTAAGAGGGAGCTTTTTGGAAGTACTTTGACCCTGCCTAAGGAATGGATACTGGACAATTTTAAAGTAGCTTTAAATAAACTATCATTTTTATGGATTGGGAAAAGTTTCAGTCTGGAGGGGTTCTTTGGATCGGCGCTATTTAACTCGATGTTTATAACAATTACCAGTACAATTTTAATTATTATATTTTCTTCCATGGCTGCCTGGATTCTCGTTCGGACAAAATCAAAGGTGAGTAATTTTGTATTTTATCTGTTTATTGCAGCTATGCTGGTTCCCTTTCAAGCTGTAATGCTGCCTTTAGTAGCTTTTATGGGGAGGCTGGGCTTACAAAATAGATTGGGAATAGTGTTTATGTATCTGGGATTTGGATCGAGTTTTTCCATATTTCTCTATCATGGATTTATAAAAAGTATCCCTATATCTCTGGAGGAAGCAGCAAGAATTGATGGCTGCGGGCCCTGGAAGGTATTTTGGAAGATTATATTTCCCACATTAAAGCCAATTCATGTAACGGTATCTATCCTAAATATAATTTGGATTTGGAATGACTTTTTATTACCTCAGCTTATGATAAATAAGAAAGGAACACAAACTATTCCGCTGAAGATGTATCTTTTTTTTGGAGGATATTCAAAACAATGGCATCTTGCAATGGCAGGATTATTATTAGCTGTAATACCTGTAATAATATTTTATTTCTTTGCACAAAAACATATTATAGAGGGAGTGACAGCAGGATCTGAAAAATAG
- a CDS encoding carbohydrate ABC transporter permease, with product MMDMNYNKKTFCLFAGPVIVAFLMVVVIPLLIGVYYSFTEWNGRMDQVPNFIGFSNYIAIMKDEGFRNAFLFTAKFTVVSVIAINTIGFSLALLVTKKLKISNFMRTIFFMPNLIGGLILGFIWQFIFMGVFQTIGEITGWTFFQGWLADANTGFWGLVIIMVWQMSGYLMIIYIAALQNIPKSLLEAADIDGANGWTKTRHIIFPMVAPAFTISMFLTLANSFKLFDQNLSLTNGGPGGATEMLALNIYKTAYTFTNYGAAQAKAVVFFLLVASITMVQVYVNKKKEVEM from the coding sequence ATGATGGATATGAATTATAATAAGAAAACATTTTGTTTATTTGCAGGACCGGTAATAGTCGCATTTTTAATGGTGGTAGTAATACCGCTCCTTATAGGAGTTTACTATTCATTTACAGAGTGGAATGGAAGGATGGATCAAGTTCCAAATTTTATAGGTTTTAGTAACTATATAGCCATAATGAAAGATGAGGGATTTAGAAATGCTTTTCTCTTTACAGCGAAATTCACAGTGGTATCTGTAATTGCTATCAACACAATAGGGTTTAGTTTGGCACTTTTAGTAACTAAAAAATTAAAAATTTCTAACTTTATGAGAACGATATTTTTTATGCCCAACCTCATAGGAGGGTTAATTTTAGGTTTTATATGGCAATTTATATTTATGGGTGTATTCCAGACTATTGGTGAAATCACTGGTTGGACATTCTTTCAGGGATGGCTGGCAGATGCCAATACCGGATTCTGGGGATTGGTAATAATAATGGTTTGGCAGATGTCGGGATATTTGATGATAATTTATATTGCGGCACTACAAAATATTCCAAAATCATTGTTGGAAGCAGCAGACATAGACGGTGCCAATGGCTGGACTAAAACCAGACATATAATATTTCCTATGGTGGCACCAGCATTTACCATCAGTATGTTTTTAACTTTAGCGAATTCATTTAAATTATTCGATCAAAATTTGTCCCTTACAAATGGAGGGCCAGGAGGAGCTACAGAGATGTTGGCTTTAAATATCTATAAAACAGCGTATACTTTTACTAATTATGGTGCAGCCCAGGCAAAAGCTGTTGTATTTTTCTTATTAGTAGCTTCTATTACCATGGTGCAGGTGTATGTCAATAAGAAAAAAGAGGTGGAGATGTAA
- a CDS encoding ABC transporter substrate-binding protein yields the protein MKNYMKGLMVGGAMLLTACGGGTEQKEEKTVVDIFQFKVEIAEQFDELSQIYMETHPNIEINIETVGGGDDYGASLRAKMASGNEPVIFNVGGPQDVYDWQDKLVDLSDVELAGQAFDGALSGATLDGKAYGLPFTQEGYGFIYNKELLKKAGLDAKTITSYESLEAAVKMLDSKKDELGLEAVFATAGKETWVTGLHYSNVGLSQEFGSVFEAYNAKAVEFTYSDGMKQLFDLQIDYGRKPINATDYSTQVERLFSMGKVAMTQQGNWAFGSIKGIDEELAQNIGFLPMPIVGAKENVLPVGIPMYWTVNKDSSDAQIKAAKEFLNWVYTSETGKDYVINKFNFIPPYEGFEGDNLQPKDPLAKDIMAFSKAGNTIPWVFMGYPTGWGMETLGVEFQKYIDGQITWDEVLETAKSSWTQSRKEK from the coding sequence ATGAAAAATTATATGAAGGGGTTAATGGTCGGAGGAGCGATGCTTCTTACAGCTTGCGGCGGTGGAACAGAGCAAAAAGAGGAAAAAACAGTAGTGGATATATTTCAATTTAAGGTAGAGATAGCAGAACAGTTTGATGAATTATCCCAAATATATATGGAAACCCACCCTAATATAGAGATAAATATAGAAACCGTAGGTGGTGGAGATGACTATGGTGCGTCACTTCGTGCTAAGATGGCATCAGGGAACGAACCTGTTATATTTAATGTGGGAGGACCTCAGGACGTCTATGACTGGCAGGATAAATTAGTGGATCTATCGGATGTGGAATTAGCAGGACAGGCATTTGACGGGGCTTTAAGCGGGGCAACATTGGATGGGAAGGCATATGGATTACCATTTACTCAAGAAGGATATGGATTTATATATAACAAGGAATTGTTAAAAAAAGCCGGGTTAGATGCAAAGACTATTACTAGTTATGAATCTTTAGAAGCTGCTGTTAAGATGCTGGATTCTAAAAAAGATGAATTAGGATTGGAAGCTGTATTTGCAACTGCAGGAAAAGAAACTTGGGTAACAGGATTACATTATTCAAATGTAGGCTTATCACAAGAGTTTGGAAGTGTATTTGAAGCATATAATGCTAAAGCAGTGGAGTTTACATATTCTGACGGGATGAAACAATTATTTGATCTGCAGATAGACTATGGTAGAAAACCGATAAATGCAACTGATTATTCTACCCAGGTAGAAAGATTATTCTCTATGGGGAAAGTAGCTATGACCCAGCAAGGGAATTGGGCATTTGGATCGATCAAAGGGATAGATGAAGAGTTGGCACAAAATATAGGGTTCTTACCTATGCCAATTGTAGGAGCTAAAGAAAATGTATTGCCAGTGGGGATACCAATGTACTGGACTGTAAATAAAGACTCAAGTGATGCTCAAATAAAAGCAGCTAAAGAGTTTTTAAACTGGGTATATACATCTGAAACAGGAAAAGACTATGTAATCAATAAATTTAATTTTATACCGCCATATGAAGGATTTGAAGGGGATAATCTACAGCCAAAAGATCCATTGGCTAAAGATATCATGGCATTTTCAAAAGCTGGGAATACCATCCCTTGGGTATTTATGGGATATCCTACAGGATGGGGAATGGAGACATTAGGAGTAGAATTTCAAAAATATATAGATGGGCAGATCACTTGGGATGAGGTTTTAGAAACGGCTAAATCTTCATGGACTCAGAGTAGAAAAGAAAAGTAA
- a CDS encoding LacI family DNA-binding transcriptional regulator, with the protein MAKYTIKDIAKMAGVGVGTVSRVINNHPSVKEATKDKVLKIIEEVNYKPNELARDLKRKKNNVIGILITGYPNPFFDDVIGGIDRELRKENLTSLVHYTELEDFQVAVSTLIDYEVKGIIYLGGKSKDNLTGIKVPLVLASTTIENSCSDKFHMVSINNRKAAYESVKFLIGKGCKKIGIIISNYEDELALERIKGYKDAIGEAELDYEIICEGEYTAKGGYEGAKKMFLQEKPDAIFAISDLMAIGAARYILENGYKIPEDISIIGFDGIEESKYYYPSITTIEQPRKLMGEMAAKLLIGDVKGEKDKKIKKQDICLKVHMIERESTK; encoded by the coding sequence ATGGCTAAATATACAATTAAAGATATAGCTAAGATGGCAGGAGTGGGAGTAGGAACCGTTTCTAGGGTGATAAACAATCATCCAAGTGTAAAGGAAGCGACAAAAGATAAAGTGTTGAAGATAATAGAAGAGGTAAACTATAAACCCAATGAATTAGCCAGAGATCTAAAAAGAAAAAAAAATAATGTGATAGGGATATTGATTACCGGGTATCCCAATCCATTCTTTGATGATGTTATAGGTGGAATAGACAGGGAGTTAAGAAAAGAAAATTTAACTTCCCTGGTCCACTATACAGAATTAGAAGATTTTCAGGTAGCCGTGTCAACATTGATAGATTATGAGGTAAAAGGAATAATCTACTTAGGAGGGAAATCTAAAGATAATCTCACAGGGATAAAGGTTCCGCTGGTACTGGCTTCTACAACAATAGAAAATTCGTGTTCAGATAAATTTCATATGGTAAGTATAAATAATAGAAAAGCTGCCTATGAATCTGTAAAATTTTTGATAGGGAAAGGGTGTAAAAAAATAGGAATCATTATTTCAAACTATGAAGATGAACTGGCCCTTGAAAGGATAAAAGGATATAAGGATGCTATAGGGGAAGCAGAATTAGATTATGAAATTATATGTGAAGGTGAATATACCGCTAAAGGCGGGTATGAAGGTGCCAAAAAGATGTTTTTACAGGAGAAACCAGATGCAATATTTGCCATATCCGATCTCATGGCCATAGGAGCTGCGAGATATATATTAGAAAATGGATATAAGATTCCGGAAGATATTTCTATAATTGGATTTGACGGGATAGAGGAGAGTAAATATTACTATCCGTCCATAACTACAATTGAACAGCCGAGAAAATTGATGGGTGAGATGGCAGCTAAATTACTTATAGGCGATGTAAAAGGTGAGAAAGATAAAAAAATAAAAAAACAGGATATTTGCTTAAAAGTCCATATGATAGAAAGGGAGAGTACAAAATAA
- a CDS encoding carbohydrate porin: MKKLGFGIAALLLASTVTIAAETKMESTPVAVTSITMDQLDEMVTKRVEDILAKNEENKIEEEKTEEKKTEDGSWNVFGYGRTTLRASKNNDWNTTSYEGHTDNFMGRLGGESETNYLEIGGSRKWVKENGSWAKVSTRVEYGNNYSYIDSSSPESDDDSTQFELKELFVELGGLESLPDDYTLWAGRRYYKRMAGAFSDDFFVQSSGVGIGIENPRWSAALVGVDADGTTDNSAPDNLGKSANTVYNLDMRYHAVDNWDFQVNLYGDNEDNKPADKDSNFGFATRATYNLPGYYFAGKGFSNASLIYGKGLAGGAAGVNFGDWVPTDISDDAQMVRFNTLGVWDINEKWSMGTEINILLGNEDNPWAPDGLKAGIIARPQYVVNDNFKIIFEGSYGKRDFDVDWGGYESYDLVSGTIAPTFTVDSGFWGRPEIRTFISCIKDVSGGEKANGEDTEILIGTQAEFWF, from the coding sequence ATGAAGAAATTAGGTTTTGGGATTGCAGCTTTATTGTTGGCTAGTACAGTAACAATAGCAGCTGAAACAAAGATGGAATCGACTCCAGTAGCGGTGACATCTATAACAATGGATCAATTAGATGAGATGGTAACAAAGAGAGTAGAAGATATTCTAGCAAAAAATGAAGAAAATAAAATAGAAGAAGAGAAAACAGAGGAAAAGAAAACAGAAGATGGTTCTTGGAATGTGTTTGGATACGGAAGAACAACTCTAAGAGCATCTAAAAACAATGATTGGAATACAACGAGTTATGAAGGGCATACTGATAACTTCATGGGAAGATTAGGTGGAGAATCTGAGACAAACTACTTAGAAATAGGTGGATCTAGAAAATGGGTGAAAGAAAATGGTTCTTGGGCTAAAGTTAGTACCAGGGTAGAGTATGGAAATAATTACAGTTATATAGATTCATCATCTCCAGAATCAGACGATGATTCAACACAATTTGAATTGAAAGAACTATTTGTTGAATTAGGAGGTTTAGAATCACTTCCTGATGATTACACTCTATGGGCAGGTAGAAGATATTATAAAAGAATGGCTGGAGCATTTTCAGATGACTTTTTCGTTCAATCATCAGGTGTAGGAATTGGAATAGAAAATCCTAGATGGTCTGCAGCTTTAGTAGGTGTAGATGCTGATGGTACTACAGATAACTCTGCTCCAGATAACTTAGGGAAGAGTGCAAATACGGTTTATAACTTAGACATGAGATATCATGCAGTTGATAACTGGGATTTCCAAGTGAATTTATACGGGGATAATGAAGACAATAAACCGGCAGATAAAGACTCTAATTTTGGATTTGCAACAAGAGCTACTTATAACTTACCGGGATACTACTTTGCAGGGAAAGGATTCTCTAACGCATCTCTTATATATGGAAAAGGGTTAGCAGGAGGAGCAGCAGGGGTGAATTTTGGTGACTGGGTACCTACAGATATAAGTGATGATGCTCAAATGGTAAGATTTAACACACTTGGAGTATGGGATATCAATGAAAAATGGAGTATGGGTACAGAGATTAATATTCTTTTAGGAAACGAGGATAATCCATGGGCTCCAGATGGACTTAAAGCAGGAATTATAGCAAGACCTCAATACGTAGTTAATGATAACTTTAAGATTATATTTGAAGGATCTTACGGGAAAAGAGACTTTGATGTTGACTGGGGTGGATATGAAAGCTATGATCTAGTTTCAGGAACAATAGCTCCAACTTTCACTGTTGATTCAGGATTCTGGGGAAGACCGGAAATCAGAACTTTTATAAGTTGTATAAAAGATGTAAGTGGTGGAGAAAAAGCTAATGGAGAAGATACAGAAATATTAATAGGTACACAGGCAGAATTCTGGTTCTAA
- the glyS gene encoding glycine--tRNA ligase subunit beta — protein MNILLEIGMEEIPARFLKPALNDLEKNMKTYLKENRIVFEEVKTYGTPRRLILSISNLAEKQEDLNILNQGPAKHIAFGSNGDLTKAGMGFAKSQGIEATDLEIIETPKGEYIAAKKFVKGKETQTLLPEALKGLVEGLTFPKSMKWSDKKMKFARPIQWILALADNDLVEFEVEGYKSGLISRGHRFFGEKEFAVTGIDDYFTKVRANNVIVDIEERKNMIVEMINKNCASAGEKVVIENELLDEVTNLVEYPYPIVGTFNSEFLEVPQDVLIISMQVHQRYFPILDSDGNLLPKFVVVRNGIDGSENVRIGNEKVLSARLSDARFFYQEDLKKPLSENVEKLKHVVFQKDLGTIHQKLERSKKIAEKLADILGFEGNKSDILRTIELSKADLVSNMIGEKEFTKLQGFMGAEYALRSGENEKVAKGIEEHYYPRYQGDKLPQNIEGVITGICDRIDTLVGCFGIGLIPSGSKDPFALRRSALGIVNIISNSKLDLSIDELVNISIDILELDGVLKKEKEKVKSDVMEFMNQRIINVLLDKGYRKDFILSILDVENENLLEVEKKLLTLEEVSSNENFNELVSLLKRVGNISKDYKGTVNITEELLKEGAEKSLYNFYMEFMGISEEILGKNDYLTYLKTILSGKEIIDNFFDSVMVMDEDEDIKNNRLSLLTSLNAIFNRVANLNLIETK, from the coding sequence ATGAATATTTTATTAGAAATTGGTATGGAAGAGATACCTGCGAGGTTTTTAAAACCTGCACTAAATGATCTAGAAAAAAATATGAAAACTTATTTAAAAGAAAATAGGATAGTCTTTGAAGAGGTAAAAACATATGGGACTCCTAGAAGATTGATATTATCTATATCGAATCTGGCAGAGAAACAAGAGGATTTAAATATATTAAACCAGGGACCTGCAAAGCACATAGCTTTCGGATCAAATGGTGATCTTACAAAGGCAGGAATGGGATTTGCAAAATCTCAAGGTATAGAAGCTACAGATTTAGAGATAATAGAAACTCCTAAGGGAGAATATATTGCAGCTAAAAAATTTGTAAAAGGAAAAGAGACTCAGACATTATTGCCTGAAGCCCTAAAGGGATTAGTAGAAGGATTGACTTTTCCTAAATCTATGAAGTGGTCAGACAAAAAAATGAAATTTGCCAGACCAATCCAATGGATATTAGCCTTAGCAGACAATGATTTAGTTGAATTTGAAGTGGAAGGATACAAGAGTGGATTAATCTCTAGAGGACATAGATTTTTTGGAGAGAAAGAATTTGCTGTAACTGGTATAGATGATTATTTTACAAAAGTAAGAGCTAACAATGTAATCGTTGATATAGAAGAGAGAAAAAATATGATCGTTGAAATGATCAATAAAAATTGTGCATCAGCAGGGGAAAAAGTAGTTATTGAAAACGAACTTTTAGATGAAGTAACTAACCTTGTAGAATACCCATATCCAATAGTGGGGACATTTAATTCAGAATTTTTAGAAGTACCTCAAGATGTACTTATCATCTCTATGCAGGTACACCAAAGATATTTCCCAATTTTAGATTCAGATGGAAACCTGTTACCTAAATTTGTGGTAGTAAGAAACGGTATAGATGGATCTGAAAATGTAAGGATAGGAAATGAAAAGGTATTATCTGCCAGACTTTCCGATGCAAGATTTTTCTACCAGGAGGATCTTAAAAAACCATTATCTGAAAATGTAGAAAAATTAAAACATGTAGTATTCCAAAAAGATTTGGGGACTATTCACCAAAAATTAGAGAGAAGTAAGAAAATAGCCGAGAAATTAGCTGATATCTTAGGGTTTGAAGGAAATAAATCAGATATATTGAGAACAATTGAATTATCTAAAGCAGACTTAGTTTCTAATATGATTGGAGAAAAAGAATTTACAAAATTGCAAGGATTTATGGGAGCAGAATATGCACTTAGATCTGGAGAAAATGAAAAAGTAGCAAAGGGAATAGAGGAACACTATTACCCTAGATACCAGGGAGATAAACTACCTCAAAATATAGAGGGGGTAATTACAGGGATTTGTGACAGGATAGACACCTTAGTAGGCTGTTTTGGAATAGGACTTATTCCAAGCGGATCAAAAGATCCATTTGCTCTTAGAAGATCGGCACTGGGGATAGTAAATATTATATCTAATTCAAAATTAGATCTATCAATAGATGAACTTGTAAATATCAGTATTGATATTTTGGAATTGGATGGAGTGTTGAAAAAAGAAAAAGAAAAAGTGAAATCTGATGTAATGGAATTTATGAATCAAAGGATAATAAATGTATTATTAGATAAGGGGTATAGAAAAGACTTTATTTTATCTATCTTAGATGTTGAAAATGAAAATTTATTAGAGGTAGAGAAAAAATTATTAACGTTGGAGGAAGTATCTTCTAATGAAAACTTTAATGAATTAGTTTCCCTTCTAAAAAGAGTTGGAAACATCTCTAAAGACTATAAAGGTACAGTAAATATCACTGAAGAACTCCTGAAGGAAGGTGCTGAAAAATCTCTATATAACTTTTATATGGAGTTTATGGGTATATCCGAGGAGATCTTAGGTAAGAATGATTATCTGACTTATTTAAAAACTATCCTTTCTGGAAAAGAAATTATAGATAATTTCTTTGACTCAGTAATGGTAATGGATGAGGATGAGGATATAAAAAACAATAGATTATCACTCTTAACTTCTTTAAATGCAATATTTAACAGGGTAGCAAATTTAAATTTAATAGAGACAAAGTAG